In Anaerolineae bacterium, the genomic stretch CAGGGAAGACCGGCGCGGCCTCCTCGGGGAAGGCCGGCCCAGCCGCTTCTGTGCCGATGGGTTCGGCGGGTGGAGGTGCAGGCGCCTCCTCCGCGGCGACCTCCGCCCGCAGTCTCTGGAGCCAATCGGGCACCTCGGACACCGCTTCTTCTTCGGCGAACACGGGTGCCGCCGGCGCCTCCTCCACCGCCTCGGCCAGGGGCTCGGACGGTGCGGCCGGCGTTTCCTCTTCTACCCCTGCACTGCGGGCGCGCAGTTCGCTCAGCCAATCGGGCGGCACCCATTCGGCCTCGCCCTCTTCGATGACGAAGACCGGGGCTTTTGGCAGTTCTTCAGCGGGGCCGGCGGTCGGCGCCTCTTCCTCATGCTGTTCCAGGGCCGGCGCTTCTTCCTCGCGCTGTTCCGGGGCCGGTGCTTCTTCCTCGCGCTGTTCCGGGGCCGGCGCTTCCTCCCCGATAGACACCTCGCGCTGTGCGGCCTCCCGCAGTTTGGCCAGCCACTCGGGAACGGCCTCCTCGCCGGCGGGTGCAGGCGCCGCCGGCGGTTGCGCCGGCGCTTCCACCGCTATCAGTCGGGAGCCGCACTGCGTGCAGAAGACACTGCCACTGCGGTTCAGTGCGCCGCACATCGGACAGCGCACCCCCTCCGCGCCGGTCAGGCGCTGGCCGCACTCATTACAAAATTTGCTCCCATCACGATTGGCAGTCCCACAGTTGGGGCAGTAGATCATCTGACGCAACTCCTATCCGCACCCTCACTCCGCATAAGGCCGATCCATCCCCAGCAGAAGACGCAGGCCGGTGATGCTCGCGGCCAGGGCCACGCCGATGAGGATGCCGCGTGCGCCGGCCAGCGCCGGCACGTTCATGATCCATTCCCGGATGGACGCGAAGCCATCCCAGAGCCACCCTCCCACCGCCGTAGCTCCCAGCAGGACCAGGATGCCGGCCAGGATAAACCAGGCGTTCTCACCGCGCTGCAGGCGAAAGGTCCGGTAAATGGCGGTGAGTATGAAGATCGCGGTAAGGGCGAAGAACGCCGCCTGCAGGGGATACTGCACATACTGGAAGATCCAGCGGATGCTCTGTCCCTGGGGGCCGGCGGGGTCCAACAGTCCCAGCACGAGCACTGTCCACAGCGTCAGGATGAGGATAATGCTGTAGGGCCACCCCTTGTGGCGCGTGCGGATGCGCCGGAAATGCACCAGAAACAGGTTGAGGACGCCCAGGATGAGGGCGAACGCCGCCAGGATCACCGCCCAGTCCACAAGGAGCCGGCCCATCAGGTTGATGTACCCGACATCGACAAAGAAGTCTATCAGCACGATAATGCCGACGACCATTGCCGCGACGGTGGGCAGTATGCGTTTCACGCCTTCCTCCTTTCCTGGCGGTGCGTGCGTCCCATTATCCGTGCCACGAGGCCAGGAACATGCCGGCCAGGATGATGAGGATCAACAGGACGCGCATCCAATCCTGGGCGAAGAGGCTCCCGATATGCGATGCCCATTTGCCCAGGTAGGCGCCGGCGGTGAACATCTCTTCTCCCAGCAGGGGCGCTTCGCTGGTGACATGCACGAAGGGGAGGACGCCCGGGTCCGCCGCGCCGGCGACTTGCTCGGGCTGTTTCCAGGCGCCGACCTCGGCCATCAGGAAGTACTCCTCACCGAAGGCGCCGGCCATCACGTTCCCGCTCAGCTCCTGACGGCTCAGCAGGCCCATGGCGCCGGCGGCGTAGGCGGTCGGCTCCGGCGCGATCAACTGCACATCGGTGAAGCGGTATTCCTGCTCCTGGCCGCGCTGGCGGAAGGCCTGCCGCAAGCGGTCCTGCGCGGCCAGCATCAGGCCGGCATCGGCCACCGTCACCACCGGATGGACGCCGTAGGCGGCGGCCTGCTGGGAGAGCGGGGCAAGCAGGTGCAGGGCGGCCAGGCTCTCGGCCGTGCTGGAATCCCCGACCGCGCCCGTGCCCAGGGAGATATGGGGCGGCCGGCCGGTTTCGGCGGCGGTGTCCATGGCGCGGGAAAGGCGCTCAAAGGCCGGCATGCGCCGCAGGGGAAGCGGCTTGCCAGCGCGCAACAGCGCACGCGCCCGCAGTGTGAAGAAGTACAGGGTGGGCACCAGGAGCAGGAGCAGGGTGCCCATGATGGCCGGCACCGCGCTGTCCCAGATTCCCGTCAGAGTGGATTGGATGGATTCCATATCGCCTTTGCTCCTGAGCCGGCCCCGGGTGCCGGCCCTCCGCTCAGGATTCCAGTTCCTCCAGCAACCGCTCAATGCCCTGGGGGTCCTCCAGCACCGCCGCGTACTCGCGCCAGGAGGTCGGCCCAAGGAACCATTCCACCAGCGGCTCGAGCAACAGCATCGCCTGGGAGAGCACGAACCCGAAGGGCTTATGGGACTCCAGCAGGAGCACCGCCGGCGCGGCCAAATGCCGGCGCTTGAGCCGGCGAGCAATCTCCGCGATCAAGGCCTGCCGTTCCATCTGTGCTCTCCCCTCGGCCGCTCCGCCTCTCACGCTAAGTATACCACAGGAAACGATCTTCGGGCATCATAGGGCGGCGAGAAATCACCGCAAAATGATGAGTTTTTACATTAACACTGCGCGATATGCCCGCTTTTCGCCCGATAGTTTACGTAAGACAGCTTGATTATACCATCTTTACCGGGGCAAGACAAGGGGATGGAGGAATTTTTACCTTTTATTTGCGGCAATTCCATCCGAAGAGGGGATTCAGTTGGAGGAGAGGCTGGGCTGGCGGATGATGAGGATGACCTTGCCCTGGATCTCGACGTTGTCGGCGCTGGTGTAGATGGGTTCCATAAAGGGGTTGGCCGGCTGGAGACGCACGCGGTTCCCCTCGCGGTAGAAGCGCTTGAGCGTGGTCTCCTTCTCGTTCTTTAGCCACACCGCCACCAGCTCGCCGTTGCGCGCTTCTTTCTGATGCTTCATGATAACGATATCGCCGTCGTTGATGAGGGCGTCAATCATCGAATCGCCGCGCACGCGCAGGGCGTAGATGTCGCCGGCCTCCTGGGTGATGTCGCGCGTCAGGCGGATGTACTCCTCGGGGACAGTGATGGTGTCCGGGACGGGGATGGGGACGCCGGCGGCGATGGTGCCCAGGATGGGGATGGAGACGATAGCAGTTTCCTGCTCCGTTTCGGATGCGGCCGGCAGTTCCACCAGGCGGATGCCGCGCGCCAGCTCGCGCTGGCGCGTGATATAGCCCTTTTCCACCAGGACGTTCAGGTTGTAGTTGACCACGGAGGTGGAGGAGATGTTCAGGGCGCGCATGATCTCGCGAATGGACGGGGGGAACTCGTTCTCCGCCAGGTAGCGGCGGATGTAATCCAGGATTTGCTGTTGACGTTGGGTCAGGGCCATGGCACCCTCCTCGGCCGGCGCTCTCGTCCCTCTTTCGGCCTTACTTATATTATAACATGAACATCTGTTCTAGTCAAGTGGTTTTCAAATCTTTTTCAGCAGACGTTGCGCGAAATCCCATCACATGATATAATATTTGCCGAAAGCGGATATGGTCTGACAAGGCATTATTCGCCATTGCTTTCTCGCCGCTTGAAAGGTATCATCTGCACAGCCCATTCACGAGGAGGAAGATCCTTTGCCGCACCTGGGCCAGATGATGTGAACCGGTAACCGCGCCGGAGCGCGTCGATGATAAGCTTTCCCCTGCCCCATCTTCACGCCACAAGCCCCACCGCTCCGGGACAATCTACGCAGTGCATTCAACGCAGAATGCCCGTTTCTTTCTTATGCTGACAGCTTCGAATCACAGAAAGGAATGACCGCATGACTACCCGCCGTGTGGTACTGCAGTTGTTGCACGAGGACGAACTGCGACAAATAGAAGAGACGGCCCTGCGCATCCTGGACGAGGTCGGGATCGCGCTCGAACATGAGCGTGCCCGCGAGATGCTCCACGGCCTGGGCTGTCGCGTCGAGGGGCACCGCGTGTACATCCCGCCCCATGTGGTGCAGTGGGCGCTCCAGAACGTGACCCCTCATCGGGAGGAATATACGCCGGATGGGAAGCTCGCTTTCCGCTTCGGCGATGGTGCTATCCGCTTTCACAACAGCGGCGGCCCTCCTTTTGTGATTGACCTGGAAACGGGGGAACGCCGGCCGGCCACCATGCAGGACGTTGGCGACATCACCCGCCTGCTGGACGCGCTGGAACATGTGGACGTCATTACGCCGCTGTTCGGCCCGCAGGACGTGCCGGCGGAAATCATGGAGCTGGCGGCCACCGCCGCCATGCTGAAAAACACCCGCAAGCCGGTCTCCGCCGCGGCCGTGGAAAACCCCGCCGACGTGCCCTATATGGTCCAGATGGCCCAGGTGCTTTGCGGAGGGGAAGAGGCCTTCCGCCGGCATCCCACCATGTCCATCAGCGTCTCCCCGGTCAGCCCACTGACCTTCACCGAAAAGGTCACCGCGGCCATTATGGCGGTGGCGGAGGCCGGCGCGCCATTCCATTCCTTGCCGGCCCCCTCACTGGGCGCCACCGGCCCCATCACCCTGGCCGGCGCCCTGGCCCAACAGCATGCCGAGGTGCTGGCCAGCTTCGTGCTGGTGGCCGCCGTGCGGCCCGGCGCCCCGGTGACCTACTGCTCGCGCATCAATCCCATTGACCTGCGCACGGCGGTGTCCTCCTGGGGCGGGCCGGAGGTGGGGCTGGCCGGCGCCTGCGCCACACAGCTCGCCCATCGGCTGGGCCTGACCTGCGACACCTACGGCCTGTGCAGCAGCGCGGACCGCGTGGACGCCCAGTTTGCTTACGAGCGCTTCGCCAATGCCGTCATGCCGGCCCTGGCCGGCGCCGACATTATGTCCGGCGTGGGCGGCATCGCCAGCGGGCTGGCCGGCGGCTATGAGATCGCCGTCATTGACAACGAGATGATCAGCCTGCTCAAGCGCCTGGTGCAGGGTTGTGAGGTGAACCAGGACACGTTGGCATTTGATGTCATCCGTGAAGTGGTCCGGCGCGACGGCGTGTTCCTGGGCGAGCCCCATACGGTCCTTCATATGCGGCGCGGCGAAATCTGGATGCCGGGCATCAGCGAACGGCGCACTGGCGCCGGCGATGAATCCGCCGTAGGGGTGCTGGCCCGGGCGCGGGCGCGAGCTCGCGAGATCCTGCAGACCCATGTGGTGGAACCCTGGCCGGCGGAAGCCCTGCGCCAACTGGACGAAATCCTGACCCGCGCGCGGCGGGAACGATTGGGCGAATGACCGCTCCGTACGAAAACTATCAGGAAAGGGGGGATGCCAGGTACAAAACCGTTATGACTATCCGTGGTCCGTTCCATTCCACATGAATCCAGGGAAGAAGGAGGGACAAGTATGGCTCGACGATTGTCTCGCAAACGGTTCCTTGAAGTAGCCGGCGTTGGTTCCGCGCTGGTGGCGCTGAGCGCCTGCGCGCCCAAGCCCACCGAGGCGCCGACCGCGGCCCCGGCCGCTACTCAGCCGCTGGCCCCGACCGCTACCCCGGTGCCGCCCACGGCCACCCCGGTGCCGGCCGGCCCCAAAATCCTGCGCGTGCGCCTGTACGGCGACATCCAGAACCTCGACCCCTGCTTCCGCATCTCCCAGAACGATGACGTAGTCGCCAACTGCGTCATGGAGGGCCTCGTCCGCTACGGCCCCAACTCCTACGACCTGATCAACCAGCTCGTCGAGGAGATCAAGCAGTCGGAGGACGGCCTGGTCATCGAGTTCAAGCTCAAGGAAGGGGTCAAGTGGCACAAGGGCTACGGCGAGCTGACCACCGAGGACGTCAAGTTCTCCTACGAGCGCTTCATTGATCCCGAGCTGAAGGCCGCCTATGCCGACGACTGGGCCACGCTGGACCACGTGGAGATCATTGACAAGTATCGGGGCAAGATCATCCTGAAAGAGCCCTTTGCCCCGCTGTGGAAGACCACCCTGCCGGTGGCCAGCGGCTCCATCGTCTGCAAGAAGTACGTCGAGGAAGTCGGCATCGAGAAGTTCGCCACCGACATCATCGGCACCGGCCCCTATATCTTCGCCGAGTGGATGCCCAAGCAGAAGATCGTCCTGAAGCGCAACCCCGAGTATCACGGGGATCCGCCCCCCTGGGATGAGATTCACTTTCTCCCCATCGAGGACGACAAGGCGGCCGAGATCGCGGCCGAGGCCGGCGAGGTGGACTTCAGCCGCATCTCCATCGCCTCCATCCCGCGCTTCGAGAACCATCCCAACCTCAAGCTGGCCAAGTATCCGTCCCTGCGCTACCGCTGGATCGGTATGAACGTCGAGCACCCCAAACTGCAGGACATCCGCGTGCGCCAGGCCATCCGCTATGCCATTGACGTGCCGGCCATCCTGCAGGCGGCCTATATGGGCCAGGCCGAGCGCGAGAAGACCCTCATCCCGCCCGGACTGCTGGGACACTGGAAGGATGCGCCGGTGTACGAACGGGATGTGGAGAAGGCCAAGGCTCTCCTGGCCGAGGCCGGCGTCACCTCCCTCGACCTGCGCTTCGACATCCAGGACACCACCGAGTACCGCACCTGGGCCGAGATCGCCCAGCAGAACCTGAAGGACATCGGCATCAACCTGACCATCAACCCGATGGACTCCAGCAGTTTCTGGCAGATCGGCGCCGGCGAGCAGGGCAAAGAGGTCGAGCTCTTCTCCGGCAACTATTCCATGCAGCCCGACCCCGCCTGGGCCACCATGTGGTTCACCTGCGAGCAGGTGGGCGTGTGGAACTGGCAGCGCTGGTGCGAGCCGAAGTTCGACGAACTGCACCGCAAGGGCCTGGTGACCATGGATGACGCCGAGCGCGAGAAGATTTACATCGAGATGGAGAAGCTGTTCGACGCCGCCTGCCACAGCGTCTGGATCACCCACGGCGTGTACGCCTATGTGTACTCGCCCAAGATCCAGCCGGCGGTCACGCCGCACGGTGTGCCGCAGGCGGAGTTCATGAAGCCGGCGTGATCCGGCTTCCATCGCGACGTCGTGCCCGCATGGGGCTCGCGAACGCTCGCGAGCCCCATGCGTAGTATCTAGCCTTGCGTTGGAGGTCCATCACCCGATGTCCCGTGCGCCATTCTCCTCGGGCTGGCAGTGCGCCATCCTGACCGAAGAGGATAAGGAACGCCTGCACCTGGCGACGCTGGAGGTCCTGCGCCGCACCGGCGTGCGCGTGCACCATGAAAGGGCGCTGGCCCTGCTGGAGCAGGCCGGCTGTCCGATCAGCGACGGCAACCTGGTGCGCATCCCGCCCCATCTGGTGGAACAGGCGGTGCGCACCGCGCCGCCCTCCATCACCGTGTATGACCGTCTGGGCCAGCCGGCGATGTACCTGGAGGGCAAGAACGTCTACTTCGGCACCGGCTCCGACCTCCCCAACGTGCGCGATGTGTACACGGGGGAGCGCCGGCCGGCGCGCAAAGCCGATGTCGCCAACGCCGCGCTGGTCTGCGATGCGCTTCCCCAGATCAGCTTCATCATGTCCATGGCCCTGCCGTCCGATGTACCCATCGCTGTCTCGGACGTGCACAGCTTCGAGGCCATGCTGACCCATTCCACTAAGCCCATCGTCTACACCGCGCACGATGCGTTCGGTCTGGCGCTCATCGTCGAAATGGCCGCCGTCATGCGCCAGGACATGGAAGATCTGCGCCGGCGGCCCTTCCTCATCCTGTACGCCGAGCCGACCACGCCGCTACAACATTCCTTCGAGGCCGTGGATAAGCTCCTGTTCGTAGCGCGCCACAACCTGCCGGTCGCCTATGTGCCCGGCAGTATCTCCGGGGCGGCAGCGCCCATCACGCCGGCCGGCGCCATGGTGGTCACCAACGCCGAACTGCTCAGCGGCCTGGTCATCGCCCAGCTCGAGCGGCCAGGCGCGCCCTGCATCTTCGGCTCCGGCACCGGCCCGCTGGACATGCGCACCATGGTCAACATGTATGCCGCGCCCGAGTTCATGCTGATGACCAGCGCCATGGCGGAGATGGGCCGCTATTACCGCCTGCCGACCTGGGGTTTCGCCGGCTGTTCCGATGCCAAGCTCTTCGACCAGCAGGCCGCCGCCGAGGGCGCGTTGTGGGTCATGGCCGCCGCGCTCGGCGGTGCCAACCTGGTGCACGATGTGGGGTATATTGAAAGCGGGCTGACCTGCTCGCTGGAAATGCTGGTGACCATGAACGAGGTCATTGACATGGTGCGGCACACCCTGTGCCGCGTGGATATGTCCCCGGAGGCCCTGGCGCTGGAGGTGATTGACCAGGTAGGGCCGGGCGGGGATTTCCTCTCCACGGAGCACACCCTGCGCCACTGCCGCGAAGGGTGGCTGGCGTCCCTGTTCGACAAGTGGGGGTATGCCGAGTGGGAGGCCGCCGGCGGCCTTACCGCCGGCGAACGGGCCAACCAGATGGCCCGCCAGATCCTGGAAACGCACCGGCCGGCGCCCATTTCCGAGGAACAGCGCCGCCGGCTGGATGAAATTCTGGAACGGGCAGAACGCCGGCACTCCTCTGCCGCCGGCGCTCCCTCGCCCGCCGCGAAAGAGGAGGTGCAGTAAACGTGCGAAGGTATCTCCTGAAACGGCTGGTCACCACCATCCTGGTGCTCCTGCTGAGCATGGTCTTCCTGGCACTGCTGGTGCATATCGTGCCGGGCGACGCGGCGCGCACCCTGCTGGGGCCGCGCGCCACACCGGAGCTGATCGCCAAAGTGCGGGCCGAGATGGACCTGGATAAGCCGCCCATGGTGCAGGTGGGGTT encodes the following:
- a CDS encoding zinc ribbon domain-containing protein, with the protein product MIYCPNCGTANRDGSKFCNECGQRLTGAEGVRCPMCGALNRSGSVFCTQCGSRLIAVEAPAQPPAAPAPAGEEAVPEWLAKLREAAQREVSIGEEAPAPEQREEEAPAPEQREEEAPALEQHEEEAPTAGPAEELPKAPVFVIEEGEAEWVPPDWLSELRARSAGVEEETPAAPSEPLAEAVEEAPAAPVFAEEEAVSEVPDWLQRLRAEVAAEEAPAPPPAEPIGTEAAGPAFPEEAAPVFP
- the lexA gene encoding transcriptional repressor LexA, with translation MALTQRQQQILDYIRRYLAENEFPPSIREIMRALNISSTSVVNYNLNVLVEKGYITRQRELARGIRLVELPAASETEQETAIVSIPILGTIAAGVPIPVPDTITVPEEYIRLTRDITQEAGDIYALRVRGDSMIDALINDGDIVIMKHQKEARNGELVAVWLKNEKETTLKRFYREGNRVRLQPANPFMEPIYTSADNVEIQGKVILIIRQPSLSSN
- a CDS encoding trimethylamine methyltransferase family protein, translated to MTTRRVVLQLLHEDELRQIEETALRILDEVGIALEHERAREMLHGLGCRVEGHRVYIPPHVVQWALQNVTPHREEYTPDGKLAFRFGDGAIRFHNSGGPPFVIDLETGERRPATMQDVGDITRLLDALEHVDVITPLFGPQDVPAEIMELAATAAMLKNTRKPVSAAAVENPADVPYMVQMAQVLCGGEEAFRRHPTMSISVSPVSPLTFTEKVTAAIMAVAEAGAPFHSLPAPSLGATGPITLAGALAQQHAEVLASFVLVAAVRPGAPVTYCSRINPIDLRTAVSSWGGPEVGLAGACATQLAHRLGLTCDTYGLCSSADRVDAQFAYERFANAVMPALAGADIMSGVGGIASGLAGGYEIAVIDNEMISLLKRLVQGCEVNQDTLAFDVIREVVRRDGVFLGEPHTVLHMRRGEIWMPGISERRTGAGDESAVGVLARARARAREILQTHVVEPWPAEALRQLDEILTRARRERLGE
- a CDS encoding ABC transporter substrate-binding protein is translated as MARRLSRKRFLEVAGVGSALVALSACAPKPTEAPTAAPAATQPLAPTATPVPPTATPVPAGPKILRVRLYGDIQNLDPCFRISQNDDVVANCVMEGLVRYGPNSYDLINQLVEEIKQSEDGLVIEFKLKEGVKWHKGYGELTTEDVKFSYERFIDPELKAAYADDWATLDHVEIIDKYRGKIILKEPFAPLWKTTLPVASGSIVCKKYVEEVGIEKFATDIIGTGPYIFAEWMPKQKIVLKRNPEYHGDPPPWDEIHFLPIEDDKAAEIAAEAGEVDFSRISIASIPRFENHPNLKLAKYPSLRYRWIGMNVEHPKLQDIRVRQAIRYAIDVPAILQAAYMGQAEREKTLIPPGLLGHWKDAPVYERDVEKAKALLAEAGVTSLDLRFDIQDTTEYRTWAEIAQQNLKDIGINLTINPMDSSSFWQIGAGEQGKEVELFSGNYSMQPDPAWATMWFTCEQVGVWNWQRWCEPKFDELHRKGLVTMDDAEREKIYIEMEKLFDAACHSVWITHGVYAYVYSPKIQPAVTPHGVPQAEFMKPA
- a CDS encoding trimethylamine methyltransferase family protein, which encodes MSRAPFSSGWQCAILTEEDKERLHLATLEVLRRTGVRVHHERALALLEQAGCPISDGNLVRIPPHLVEQAVRTAPPSITVYDRLGQPAMYLEGKNVYFGTGSDLPNVRDVYTGERRPARKADVANAALVCDALPQISFIMSMALPSDVPIAVSDVHSFEAMLTHSTKPIVYTAHDAFGLALIVEMAAVMRQDMEDLRRRPFLILYAEPTTPLQHSFEAVDKLLFVARHNLPVAYVPGSISGAAAPITPAGAMVVTNAELLSGLVIAQLERPGAPCIFGSGTGPLDMRTMVNMYAAPEFMLMTSAMAEMGRYYRLPTWGFAGCSDAKLFDQQAAAEGALWVMAAALGGANLVHDVGYIESGLTCSLEMLVTMNEVIDMVRHTLCRVDMSPEALALEVIDQVGPGGDFLSTEHTLRHCREGWLASLFDKWGYAEWEAAGGLTAGERANQMARQILETHRPAPISEEQRRRLDEILERAERRHSSAAGAPSPAAKEEVQ